A genomic region of Microlunatus sagamiharensis contains the following coding sequences:
- a CDS encoding metal ABC transporter permease, whose translation MHLDLFSQLFNFEGYGELLALVRNSVVAGAVLGLTGGLIGVFVMARDLAFAVHAISELSFAGAAAGLLFGIGVVEGSLAGSLAAALLIGILGSRARNRNSIIAVLMPFGLGLGILCLSLYSGRAANKFGLLTGQIVAVDNPRLTALLVICGIVVVGLLLVWRPLMFVSIDAQVAEARGVPAVALSIVFMVLLGMSVAVSVQIVGSLLVLSVLVTPAAAALRVSASPVLVPVLSTVFAVVSMVGGILLALGSSIPISPYVTTLSFLIYVVCRVVGGVRDRRLPRAPRMATEVVS comes from the coding sequence ATGCACCTCGACCTCTTCTCACAGCTCTTCAACTTCGAGGGCTACGGCGAGCTGCTGGCGCTCGTGCGGAACTCGGTGGTCGCCGGCGCGGTGCTCGGGCTCACCGGCGGGCTGATCGGCGTCTTCGTCATGGCCCGCGACCTGGCCTTCGCCGTGCACGCGATCAGCGAGCTGTCCTTCGCCGGCGCGGCCGCGGGGCTGCTGTTCGGCATCGGGGTCGTCGAGGGCTCGCTGGCGGGTTCGCTGGCCGCGGCGCTGCTGATCGGGATCCTGGGCAGCCGGGCGCGCAACCGGAACTCGATCATCGCCGTCCTGATGCCCTTCGGCCTCGGCCTCGGGATCCTCTGCCTCTCCCTCTACTCCGGGCGCGCGGCGAACAAGTTCGGGCTGCTCACCGGCCAGATCGTCGCCGTCGACAACCCGCGGCTGACCGCGCTGCTGGTCATCTGCGGGATCGTCGTCGTCGGGCTGCTGCTGGTGTGGCGCCCGCTGATGTTCGTCAGCATCGACGCGCAGGTCGCCGAGGCCCGCGGGGTGCCCGCGGTCGCCCTGTCGATCGTGTTCATGGTGCTGCTGGGCATGTCCGTGGCGGTCTCGGTGCAGATCGTGGGTTCGCTGCTGGTGCTGTCGGTGCTGGTCACCCCCGCCGCCGCGGCCCTGCGCGTCTCCGCCTCGCCGGTCCTGGTGCCGGTGCTGTCCACGGTCTTCGCCGTGGTGTCGATGGTCGGCGGGATCCTGCTCGCGCTCGGCAGCTCGATCCCGATCAGCCCGTACGTGACGACCCTGTCCTTCCTGATCTACGTGGTGTGCCGCGTCGTCGGCGGCGTGCGCGACCGCCGGTTGCCCCGGGCGCCCAGAATGGCCACGGAGGTGGTGTCCTGA
- a CDS encoding SDR family oxidoreductase, with translation MTSPLTATAALVTGASSGIGRATALELARLGSSVAVVARRLDRLDTLVAEITDAGGTALAISADVSERDQAEQAVSTAVEHFGRLDILVNNAGLMLLGRVCDVDVDEWDQMIAINQKGLLYTTHAAVPHLLDAAKDGPRQVADIVNISSLAGRTTFPTSGVYSMTKFGVNGFSEALRQELAPDHVRVGVLEPGKVDTELDSHNNAEILADIEKNFGGFTMLDPHDIADGVAYMVTRPAHAAIGELWVMPTAQA, from the coding sequence ATGACGTCCCCGCTGACCGCGACGGCGGCCCTCGTCACCGGCGCCAGCAGCGGCATCGGCCGCGCCACAGCCCTCGAGCTCGCCCGCCTCGGCTCCTCGGTCGCGGTCGTGGCCCGCCGCCTAGACCGCCTCGACACGCTGGTCGCCGAGATCACCGACGCCGGCGGCACCGCGCTCGCGATCAGCGCAGACGTCTCCGAGCGTGACCAGGCCGAGCAGGCCGTGTCGACAGCCGTCGAGCACTTCGGCCGCCTCGACATCCTCGTCAACAACGCCGGACTGATGCTCCTCGGACGCGTCTGCGACGTCGACGTCGACGAGTGGGACCAGATGATCGCGATCAACCAGAAGGGCCTGCTCTACACCACGCACGCCGCGGTGCCGCACCTGCTCGACGCGGCCAAGGACGGGCCACGCCAGGTCGCCGACATCGTCAACATCTCCTCCCTGGCCGGGCGCACGACCTTCCCCACCTCCGGGGTCTACAGCATGACCAAGTTCGGGGTGAACGGCTTCAGCGAAGCGCTACGCCAAGAGCTCGCGCCCGACCACGTCCGCGTCGGCGTCCTCGAGCCCGGCAAGGTCGACACCGAGCTCGACTCGCACAACAACGCCGAGATCCTCGCCGACATCGAGAAGAACTTCGGCGGGTTCACCATGCTCGACCCCCACGACATCGCCGACGGCGTCGCCTACATGGTCACCCGGCCCGCCCACGCCGCCATCGGCGAGCTGTGGGTCATGCCCACCGCTCAGGCCTAA
- a CDS encoding zinc transporter permease: protein MTEQTTEHETHVEDHSSHTHGDGCGHESVQHEDHVDYVHDGHRHSAHDDHYDEH from the coding sequence ATGACCGAGCAGACCACCGAGCACGAGACCCACGTCGAGGACCACTCCTCCCACACCCACGGCGACGGCTGCGGCCACGAGTCCGTCCAGCACGAGGACCACGTCGACTACGTCCACGACGGGCACCGCCACTCCGCGCACGACGACCACTACGACGAGCACTGA
- a CDS encoding metal ABC transporter ATP-binding protein, protein MSAAAGMMGPVTAEAAGRTPAELAPPVLAIRDAALGYGDRLLWSGLTLDVRPGQFVAILGPNGSGKTSLLRAVLGTQALTSGSIEILGEPVRRGHRSVGYVPQQHLADRGTPLRARDFLALGIDGTRFGLPLPSRDRRRRVDAMLDTVDARAFGRTRIGSLSGGEQQRLRIGQALIGDSRLLLCDEPLISLDLHQQRAVSDLIDASRRDHDRAVLMITHDVNPVLDMVDTVVYLANGQALVGSVDDVFTSEVLSDLYGTPVEVIRARGRIIVVGLPDHAHEGHEHAPHHDGADH, encoded by the coding sequence ATGAGCGCCGCGGCAGGGATGATGGGCCCCGTGACGGCGGAGGCGGCAGGGCGTACGCCCGCAGAGCTCGCCCCGCCGGTCCTCGCCATCCGCGACGCCGCGCTCGGCTACGGCGACCGGCTGCTCTGGTCGGGCCTGACGCTCGACGTGCGGCCCGGGCAGTTCGTCGCGATCCTCGGCCCGAACGGCTCGGGCAAGACGAGCCTGCTGCGCGCCGTCCTCGGCACGCAGGCCCTCACCAGCGGCTCCATCGAGATCCTCGGCGAGCCCGTGCGGCGGGGCCACCGCTCGGTCGGCTACGTCCCGCAGCAGCACCTCGCCGACCGCGGCACCCCGCTGCGGGCGCGCGACTTCCTGGCCCTGGGCATCGACGGCACCCGCTTCGGGCTGCCGCTGCCCAGCAGGGACCGGCGCCGACGCGTCGACGCCATGCTCGACACGGTGGACGCCCGCGCGTTCGGGCGTACGCGGATCGGTTCGCTGTCGGGCGGTGAGCAGCAACGGCTCCGGATCGGGCAGGCGCTGATCGGCGACTCGAGGCTGCTGCTCTGCGACGAGCCGCTGATCTCGCTCGACCTGCACCAGCAGCGCGCGGTCAGCGACCTGATCGACGCCAGTCGCCGCGACCACGACCGCGCCGTCCTGATGATCACCCACGACGTGAACCCGGTGCTCGACATGGTCGACACCGTCGTCTACCTGGCCAACGGGCAGGCGCTGGTGGGCTCGGTCGACGACGTGTTCACCTCCGAGGTGCTGAGCGACCTCTACGGGACACCGGTGGAGGTCATCCGCGCGCGCGGCCGGATCATCGTGGTCGGGCTGCCCGACCACGCGCACGAGGGCCACGAGCACGCCCCTCACCACGACGGGGCGGACCACTGA
- a CDS encoding SigE family RNA polymerase sigma factor: MDATRPGEPPPTTTLASLFAAHHVRLVRVAWLLVRDVGVAEELVQDAFVDLHSRWARLKRPEDAAGYLHVSVVNRCRSALRHQNVVRSAPAKRWEDADSAEDQALLSLERRRVLDGLAELSQRQREVLVLRYYAQLSEAETAAALQISRGAVKSHGARGVHALRHVLGVPDEA; encoded by the coding sequence GTGGACGCGACGAGGCCGGGCGAACCCCCGCCGACGACCACGCTCGCATCGCTCTTCGCCGCCCATCACGTGCGGCTGGTCCGGGTCGCGTGGCTGCTCGTGCGCGACGTGGGGGTTGCCGAGGAGCTCGTCCAGGACGCCTTCGTCGACCTGCACTCCCGCTGGGCGCGGCTGAAGCGGCCGGAGGACGCGGCCGGCTACCTGCACGTGTCGGTGGTGAACCGCTGCCGCTCGGCACTCAGGCACCAGAACGTCGTGCGCTCGGCCCCCGCGAAGCGGTGGGAGGACGCCGACAGCGCCGAGGACCAGGCGCTCCTCAGCCTCGAGCGTCGCCGGGTGTTGGACGGGCTGGCCGAGCTGTCACAGCGGCAGCGTGAGGTGCTCGTCCTCCGCTACTACGCGCAGCTGAGCGAGGCAGAGACCGCCGCGGCGCTCCAGATCAGCAGGGGAGCCGTGAAGAGCCATGGCGCCCGTGGCGTCCACGCCCTGCGGCACGTCCTGGGAGTTCCCGATGAGGCTTGA
- a CDS encoding SDR family NAD(P)-dependent oxidoreductase, with translation MSDTKVWFITGAARGMGVDIAKAALKAGHAVVATARDAQKVTDVLGEHPDLLAVSLDITDEQAAQAAVVAATDRFGRIDVLVNNAGNFYAGFFEEISPAQFRQQIETNFFGPLNVTRAVLPVMRAQRSGHVITFSSTAGLVGQEFVAAYCASKFALEGWMESLRFDLAPYGIQTTIVEPGFFRTELLVEGSSTNWPELSIDDYAPRTKDTIAGWREMNGKQGGDPAKLAAALIGLAAQDEPPLRWLAGADAVQTAEQKANDLLAQADAYRDLSSSLDHDDA, from the coding sequence ATGAGTGACACGAAGGTCTGGTTCATCACCGGCGCAGCGCGCGGCATGGGCGTCGACATCGCCAAGGCGGCCCTCAAGGCGGGCCATGCGGTCGTGGCCACCGCACGCGACGCGCAGAAGGTCACCGACGTCCTCGGTGAGCACCCCGATCTTCTCGCGGTCTCGCTCGACATCACCGACGAGCAGGCCGCGCAGGCCGCCGTTGTTGCGGCGACCGACCGGTTCGGCCGTATCGACGTCCTGGTGAACAACGCCGGCAACTTCTACGCCGGCTTCTTCGAGGAGATCAGCCCGGCCCAGTTCCGCCAGCAGATCGAGACGAACTTCTTCGGCCCGCTGAACGTGACCCGGGCGGTCCTGCCGGTGATGCGTGCCCAGCGCAGCGGCCATGTCATCACCTTCAGCTCGACCGCAGGGCTGGTCGGGCAGGAGTTCGTCGCCGCCTACTGCGCGTCGAAGTTCGCCCTCGAGGGGTGGATGGAGTCGCTCCGCTTCGACCTCGCTCCCTACGGCATCCAGACCACGATCGTCGAACCCGGCTTCTTCCGCACCGAGCTGCTGGTCGAGGGCTCCTCGACGAACTGGCCCGAGCTGTCGATCGACGACTACGCCCCGCGGACGAAGGACACCATCGCCGGCTGGCGGGAGATGAACGGCAAGCAGGGCGGCGACCCCGCCAAGCTCGCCGCCGCCCTGATCGGCCTCGCAGCGCAGGACGAGCCGCCGCTGCGCTGGCTCGCCGGCGCCGACGCCGTGCAGACCGCCGAGCAGAAGGCGAACGACCTCCTCGCCCAGGCCGACGCCTACCGCGACCTGTCGTCCTCCCTCGACCACGACGACGCCTGA
- a CDS encoding aldo/keto reductase has product MQYTQLGTSGLKISRIALGTMGFGDGNTPFWSWALPYEQAVPYFAQAVDLGITFWDTANVYSAGSSEEIVGRALKQVARRDDIVLATKVAEHMHDGPGGFGTSRKAVMEQIDASLRRLGTDYVDLYQVHRFDPRTPVEETMEALHDVVRAGKARYIGASSMFAWQFAKMQHAAQTHGWTTFVSMQDQYNLVQRGEELEMFGLLADQGVGSLPWSPLAAGVVARPWGSSGSTRSQTNPRADFQGRPLWLDTDKATIDAVERIATERGVAMATVALAWVLRNPVVDAPIVGATKPHHLTDAVAALDLTLTDDEVTALEQHYTLREPTYF; this is encoded by the coding sequence ATGCAGTACACCCAGCTCGGCACCTCGGGCCTCAAGATCAGCCGCATCGCCCTCGGCACCATGGGCTTCGGAGACGGGAACACCCCGTTCTGGAGCTGGGCGCTGCCCTACGAGCAGGCCGTGCCGTACTTCGCGCAGGCCGTCGACCTCGGCATCACCTTCTGGGACACCGCGAACGTCTACAGCGCCGGCTCCTCGGAGGAGATCGTCGGCCGCGCCCTGAAGCAGGTCGCCCGCCGCGACGACATCGTGCTCGCCACCAAGGTCGCCGAGCACATGCACGACGGCCCGGGCGGCTTCGGCACGTCCCGCAAGGCCGTGATGGAACAGATCGACGCGTCGCTGCGCCGCCTCGGCACCGACTACGTCGACCTCTACCAGGTCCACCGCTTCGACCCCCGCACCCCGGTCGAGGAGACGATGGAGGCCCTGCACGACGTCGTCCGCGCCGGCAAGGCCCGCTACATCGGCGCCTCGTCGATGTTCGCCTGGCAGTTCGCGAAGATGCAGCACGCCGCTCAGACGCACGGTTGGACCACGTTCGTCTCCATGCAGGACCAGTACAACCTCGTCCAGCGCGGCGAAGAGCTCGAGATGTTCGGCCTCCTCGCCGACCAGGGCGTCGGGAGCCTGCCCTGGAGCCCGCTCGCCGCCGGCGTGGTCGCTCGCCCCTGGGGAAGCAGCGGCAGCACCCGCAGCCAGACCAACCCCCGAGCCGACTTCCAGGGCCGACCGCTATGGCTCGACACCGACAAGGCCACCATCGACGCCGTCGAACGCATCGCCACCGAGCGGGGCGTGGCCATGGCCACCGTCGCCCTGGCCTGGGTGCTGCGCAACCCGGTCGTCGACGCCCCGATCGTCGGCGCCACCAAGCCGCACCACCTCACCGACGCCGTCGCCGCACTCGACCTGACCCTCACCGACGACGAGGTCACCGCCCTCGAGCAGCACTACACGCTGCGCGAACCGACCTACTTCTGA
- a CDS encoding zinc-dependent alcohol dehydrogenase family protein produces the protein MPLAVRFRALGGPDVLSVDEVDTPEPGPGEVRIRTRALALNRADVMFRTGTHFFEPRFPQATGLEAAGTVDAVGPDVAGLAVGDRVSVVPAFAVPDYPLHGELVLAPARAVVKHPDRLSWEEAAALWMAYATAYGGLVDIAGLRAGDVVVVSAASSSVGLAALQIAAMIGATPIALSRTSDKRDELLAAGASAVIATGEEDLRGRLADITGGAGVDVVFDPVGGPLLSEVAEAAAEYATIVIYGALSDSPTTLPVLALLQHRLTLRGYDVVEVVGDDTRLARAVAFINHGITTGALRPTVDRTFALSAIADAYTYLESNAQVGKVVITMPQTDTT, from the coding sequence ATGCCCCTCGCCGTTCGTTTCCGTGCCCTCGGAGGACCTGACGTCCTCTCCGTCGACGAGGTCGACACCCCCGAGCCGGGGCCGGGTGAGGTCCGCATCCGCACCCGTGCTCTGGCCCTGAACCGCGCGGACGTCATGTTCCGCACCGGTACCCACTTCTTCGAACCCCGTTTCCCCCAGGCCACCGGCCTGGAGGCGGCCGGGACCGTCGACGCCGTTGGCCCCGACGTCGCCGGGCTCGCCGTCGGGGACCGGGTCAGCGTCGTCCCTGCGTTCGCGGTGCCCGACTACCCGCTGCACGGCGAGCTGGTCCTCGCCCCGGCCCGCGCGGTGGTCAAGCACCCCGACCGGCTGTCGTGGGAAGAGGCCGCCGCGCTGTGGATGGCGTACGCCACCGCCTACGGCGGGCTCGTCGACATCGCCGGCCTGCGCGCCGGCGACGTCGTCGTCGTCTCGGCCGCGTCGAGCAGCGTCGGGCTTGCCGCCCTCCAGATCGCCGCGATGATCGGCGCCACCCCGATCGCGCTGTCGCGCACCTCGGACAAGCGCGACGAGCTCCTCGCCGCCGGCGCCAGCGCCGTCATCGCCACCGGCGAGGAGGACCTGCGCGGCCGGCTGGCGGACATCACCGGCGGCGCCGGGGTGGACGTCGTCTTCGACCCTGTCGGCGGGCCACTGCTCAGCGAGGTCGCGGAAGCAGCCGCGGAATACGCCACCATCGTCATCTACGGTGCCCTCAGCGACAGCCCGACCACCCTGCCCGTCCTGGCGTTGCTGCAGCACCGGCTCACCCTGCGCGGCTACGACGTGGTCGAGGTCGTCGGCGACGACACCCGCCTGGCCCGTGCCGTCGCCTTCATCAACCACGGCATCACCACCGGCGCGCTACGGCCCACCGTTGACCGCACCTTCGCCCTCAGCGCCATCGCCGACGCCTACACCTACCTCGAGAGCAACGCCCAGGTCGGCAAGGTCGTCATCACGATGCCGCAGACCGACACCACCTGA
- a CDS encoding metal ABC transporter solute-binding protein, Zn/Mn family produces MRRLLVPALPAAALLLGLTACSGSAGSAAPASSGAAGTVSVVASTNVYGDIVKTIGGDAVEVTSIIDDPSQDPHEYTANARTQLALSKAQLVVENGGGYDDFVATMLSATTAKPRVLNVADVSGYDQEPAEGEFNEHLWYDFPTMVKLTDQVQQDLSAIAPDRAETFRTNAAAFTTKLEGLEKSEETLAAEHRGTGVAITEPVPLYLLDASGLVNRTPEEFSEAIEEGSDVPPAVLQETEALFSGKKVGLLAYNEQTTGPQTEAVLAAAKSAGVPVVGMTETLPAGLDYVGWMQRNLDAVGGALQG; encoded by the coding sequence ATGCGCCGCCTGCTCGTCCCCGCCCTGCCCGCCGCCGCCCTGCTCCTCGGGCTCACGGCCTGCTCGGGCTCAGCCGGCTCCGCCGCACCGGCGTCATCCGGCGCCGCAGGCACCGTCAGCGTCGTCGCCTCCACCAACGTCTACGGCGACATCGTCAAGACGATCGGCGGCGACGCCGTCGAGGTCACCTCGATCATCGACGACCCCAGCCAGGACCCGCACGAGTACACGGCCAACGCCCGTACGCAGCTCGCCCTCAGCAAGGCCCAGCTCGTCGTCGAGAACGGCGGCGGCTACGACGACTTCGTCGCCACGATGCTCTCGGCGACCACTGCGAAGCCGCGCGTGCTGAACGTCGCCGACGTCTCCGGCTACGACCAGGAGCCCGCCGAGGGCGAGTTCAACGAGCACCTCTGGTACGACTTCCCGACGATGGTCAAGCTCACCGACCAGGTGCAGCAGGACCTGTCGGCGATCGCGCCTGACCGGGCCGAGACGTTCAGGACCAACGCAGCCGCCTTCACCACCAAGCTCGAGGGCCTGGAGAAGAGCGAGGAGACCCTCGCCGCCGAGCACCGCGGCACCGGCGTCGCCATCACCGAGCCCGTCCCGCTCTACCTGCTCGACGCGTCGGGCCTGGTCAACCGGACCCCCGAGGAGTTCAGCGAGGCGATCGAGGAGGGCAGCGACGTGCCGCCGGCCGTCCTGCAGGAGACCGAGGCCCTCTTCAGCGGCAAGAAGGTCGGGCTGCTCGCGTACAACGAGCAGACCACCGGTCCGCAGACCGAGGCCGTGCTCGCTGCCGCCAAGTCCGCCGGTGTGCCCGTCGTGGGGATGACCGAGACGCTGCCCGCCGGCCTCGACTACGTCGGCTGGATGCAGCGCAACCTCGACGCGGTGGGCGGCGCGCTGCAGGGATGA
- a CDS encoding Fur family transcriptional regulator produces the protein MPRTPQRTTRQRTAVGELLQRTSEFRTAAQIHDDLRHAGEDIGLTTVYRTLQLMVDAEQLDAIRTDDGETAYRRCSTGHHHHLVCRDCGRTVEVEGPAIEAWTDQVAAEHGFTEVEHQLEIFGVCGECKVG, from the coding sequence ATGCCTCGTACGCCGCAGCGCACCACGCGCCAGCGCACGGCGGTCGGTGAGCTGCTGCAGCGGACGTCGGAGTTCCGCACGGCCGCGCAGATCCACGACGACCTGCGCCACGCCGGCGAGGACATCGGCCTGACGACGGTCTACCGCACGCTGCAGCTGATGGTCGACGCCGAGCAGCTCGACGCGATCCGCACCGACGACGGCGAGACCGCCTACCGCCGCTGCTCGACCGGGCACCACCACCACCTCGTCTGCCGCGACTGCGGCCGCACTGTCGAGGTCGAGGGCCCCGCGATCGAGGCCTGGACCGACCAGGTCGCCGCGGAGCACGGCTTCACGGAGGTGGAGCACCAGCTGGAGATCTTCGGCGTGTGCGGGGAGTGCAAGGTCGGCTGA